In the genome of Thalassophryne amazonica chromosome 6, fThaAma1.1, whole genome shotgun sequence, the window atgctgaaaagagctgtgactctaaaataaacgtgcactcactgcataaaaaaaaaataataatgttaaatgactccgtttttgagccgcaccacaccatgcagtagagaacagagcacacttccacagaggcagaacagagcactgaaactggtgcagcatggtacacacgactgtgtgcacacattaaaacgtgaacacacgcagctgcaagtatgaaagaacactgttaaaggctgagtgcGCACGTATTtcgggtgtatttaaatgaaacaacgctgcaatgagcagctctacgaatacgccactgtgacaggggcttaaggtGCACAGTACATTCACATGAAAGCAGAGGATCATGTAAGCAAATGTTTATTACTTTACATACATTtaacacaaaatgaaaatgtctatcatgctatagatttacaatagcaatattgattgaatacatgtgcatgatgtgatgattaatgctacACTGAGACTCACCATCGGAGGCTTTGAGCTTCCAAATACCTGGAGCCACTACCGtggaccaggaggaccagtaacaaaattgGTGCTACTGGTCCCATtaggctcaaaaaaaaaaaaaaatttctctaTCCCTGCTTTTCAGCCGCCCAATCAGCTGCATAGTTCTCTTTAATTTACTGATGTCAGATCTTTTATAAAGATCCTGTTTTTATCAGTGCAACCTGTCATTTTAACAGCATTCTCATAAAAGATGTGCTggatctttttgttgttgttgcctgATTCTTTTATTAGTGATGCTGCTTTTGCCACATGTATGTTTAATTGCCTTTTTAAAAACTAGTAGCATGATAccattggtgggcacagttctgataatccaataacggattatcagaagataatgttttcattatcagatgatcttttcagataactcgaACTAATCATCTTCTGATAAATGTTTgcccgataacgtggtaaacaaagctgaacagctacaaacacttataaaatttaaaattagttgagcacctacctgttaaatgttctgtagcagatgtgtagttgtaCCTTCTGcaaaagaggagagctgcttctagaagaaatcaCTCTAtcttctgcagacaaaggagaactggatgcgtgtttccagaagcaaaacgtacacagaagctttttttccaaacttaatttacaaaaactctcgctGGGAGAtatcaaagataaaaaaaaaaaaaaaaaaaaattacaagacaggtctgtggtgtttgcacaggcacagtgcgagaggtggtcgtgagatgttaaatgcagctcgttactccatgtatagtaAATGaagcaggatgcgcgattaacctgcaACTTGGAGTGATCCATAAAAAATTCTCACACCAATGAAAAATcgactgaaaaagggccaaaactcgcactggcaccagtagatcatggcagtgttctgtttattgtgacaccggttatatcagatggttatctaattacaacttggctttctcttttctttttttacaaataaaaaaatggcatattttacaaaagcacatttatctgtaaacaccaacacacgaccagtgttgccacagttactttgaaaaagtaacttagttactttactgattactcaattgtaaaagtaactaagttagattactagttacttttttagttacttttcccagctgccgacaacaaccctctgccacctcaacatgacaatgatacctgttttgccaaaactcactttatagtcaccctttcttgacttcaatgaaaataaatacttgttttataaaaagtaaaataaagacgtctttcttgacctcatatttaactgttgacagcactgtaacagtaaaacttgcaatttcgaacctacattgtttataaaggtaactattaaattctaacatttttctaacatttaaattctctctaaacattttacttgtcgaaattattattattttaagcaatattagttgtagtaaaaaatggcttcaaaattgcacctttaatctaggagtgttgtggggggggggcacatccttgccccacgcccccattccatctggattcgcccctgctttggcgtttgagcacaaagaatggataacatttatttatgcagaaaacatgaccagatttacaggtaagaaagttttattgcgttttcacatcatgtggtcctcagaaagagagtttaggtgcatttgagtggaaaatagtgttagttgttgacgcctcgcggaggatcagctgtttttaacgaccagatacggagcggctcagctcagctctaaataaaggaggaaaaaaagtataaaaatgtctttgtaaagttcagtgcaggtgtgctgatcaccgcgctttaagaggtgaggacgagtcgagcagctgcaaaaaaccgcggattaaaagctcacagctcacttaaagtgggcagttcagtcgaaccccaacctcctgctcacggaccaagtttaatgctgttatcgacccacaatgaaaaataatagtaacgcacagtgacatggagaagtaactttaatctgattactgatttggaaagattaacgcgttagattactcgttactaaaaaaaagtggtcagattagagtaacgcgttacatcactgcacacgacacacctcacattaacatgttggtttacatagaatgaatcaaccaatcagtgttagcggaggcacattttacccagaatgccatctgtctgttacaaaacttcagaattagtgcattattcaacattaaaagatatatgttatcttaactttgcacaaatgacaaaattgacattattggagttattctatcagtattagttttttttacaccaaaccataagtcagcactgctttatcttccaagacctccacctgatggCAGCACTGTTATtacgtagagagttgagctttgtagctcctctctgctgcatttgtgctggaagccatgtagtaaacaagagcttccagcagagggcagggcactcaaagacagaagtactgactcattgtttgagtctgtcatggtgttaaactcaaaatcagcttgttagtagttgcaagtgtactggagacaatactggaatttattggttatctgtaacttccgatacatttttgtgtggtttatcgttttaactttatcaaagataacttttcagttatctgattatctgttatcgaagttaattttttggttatctgtgcccaccactgcatgataCCTTTGGAGCATTTAGAATTCAAATTCAGGTCTGTTTATAGGAGGAAGAGATTTGTTTTGGGTCAAGATCAGTCAAATGATCAAGGATTAAAGTCGCTACTTAACATGTCAGAAAACAGCTAATTGTGTGTAAATGAGTTTTGTTCCTGAACATGACTTTTTAAAAGTATTAGCAACCAGTATATGTGACAGctttcactcagattggcagtgtTCGTGTCACgtagctcagcatttgcataaaacagacttgtcatctattttggccccattTAGCTGGTGGCATAGCAACCACTCTTcttgctgtaaaatgcccactctggTTGaaattgaatcaatcaatcaatcaacttttttcttgtatagcgccaaatcacaacaaacagttgccccaaggcgctccacattgcaaggcaaggccatacaataattatgaaacacagtctacgtctaaagcaacataaccaagggatggtccagggtcacccgatccagccctaactataagccttagcgaaaaggaaagttttaagcctaatcttaaaagtagagagggtatctgtctccctgatctgaattgggagctggttccacaggagaggagcctgaaagctgaaggctctgcctcccattctactcttacaaaccctaggaactacaagtaagcccgcagtctgagagcgaagcgctctaatggggtaatatggtactatgaggtccctaagataagatgggacctgattattcaaaaccttataagtaagaagaagaattttaaattctattctagcattaacaggaagccaatgaagggaggccaacacgggtgagatatgctctctcctgctagtccccatcagtactctagctgcagcattctgaaccaactgaaggctttttagggaacttttaggacaacctgataataatgaattacaatagtccagcctagaggaaacaaatgcgtgaattagtttttcagcatcactctgagacaagacctttctgattttagagatattgcgtaaatgcaaaaaggcagtcctacatatttgtttaatatgcgctttgaatgacatatcctgatcaaaaataactccaagatttcccacagtatcaccagagatcagggaaatgccatccagagtaacgatctggctaGACACCATGCCTCCAAgatctgtggggccaagtacaacaacttcagttttatctgagtttaaaagcaggaaattagaggtcatccatgtctttatgtctgtaagacaatcctgcagtttagctaattggtgcgtatcctctggcttcatggatagataaagctgggtatcatctgcgtaacaatgaaaatttaagcaataccgtctaataatactgcccaagggaagcatgtataaagtgaataaaattggtcctagcacagaaccttgtggaactccataattaactttagtctgtgaagaagattccccctttacatgaacaaactgtaatctattagacaaatatgattcaaaccaccgcagcgcaatgcctttaatacctatgacatgctctaatctctgtaataaaattttatggtcaacagtatcaaaagcagcactgaggtctaacagaacaagcacagagataagtccactgtccgaagccataagaagatcatttgtaaccttcactaatgctgtttctgtactatgatgaattctaaaacctgactgaaactcttcaaatagaccattcctctgcaggtgatcagttagctgttttacaactaccctctcaagaatctttgagagaaaaggaaggttggagattggcctataattagctaagatagctgggtcaagtgatggctttttaagtaatggtttaattactgccaccttaaaggcctgtggtacataaccaactaacaaagatagattgatcatatttaagattgaagcattaaataatggtaggacttccttgagcagcctggcaggaatggggtctaataagcatgttgatggtttggatgaagtaactaatgaaaataactcagacagaacaatcggagagaaagagtctaaccaaataccggcatcactgaaagcagccaaagataacgatacatctttgggatggttatgagtaattttttctctaatagtcaaaattttgttagcaaagaaagtcatgaagtcattactagttaaagttaatggaatactcagctcaatagagctctgactctttgtcagcctggctacagtgctgaaaagaaacctggggttgttcttattttcttcaattagtgatgagtagaaagatgtcctagcttcacgaagggctttcttatagagcaacaaactctttttccaggctaagtgaagatcttctaaattagtgagacgccatttcctctccaacttacgggttatctgctttaagctacgagtttgtgagttataccacggagtcagacacttctgatttaaagctgtctttttcagaggagctacagcatccaaagctgtcttcaatgaggatgtaaaactattgacaagatactctaactcccttacagagtttaggtagctactctgctctgtgttggtatatgacattagagaacataaagaaggaatcatatccttaaacctagttacagcgctttctgaaagacttctagtgtaatgaaacttattccccactgcagggtagtccatcagggtaaatgtaaatgttattaaaaaatgatcagacaaaagggagttttcagggaatactgttaagtcttctatttccataccataagtcagaacaagatctaaaatatgattaaagtggtgggtggactcatttactttttgagcaaagccaatagagtctaataatagattaaatgcagtgttgaggctgtcattctcagcatctgtgtggatgttaaaatcgcccactataattatcttgtctgagctaagcactaagtcagacaaaaggtctgaaaattcacagagaaactcacagtaacgaccaggtggacgatagataataacaaataaaactgttttttgggacttccaattgaaTGACAGCTGGTTGCTTGCCTctatctcttgtagctaatgtgaccaagggtggCTGGTTTCCTGCTATGCTTGGCAGCATTGTCAACAATGCAGGTGaagcgccctctgctggacagaATGCATGACAATTTCCAACGGCCAGTGTTTTCTGTGAAACTTGATGCTACCTGCATTAAtgctaaatgtccaccaggtggagacatTGATCCATTTCAAGACTTAGATCATATCAGCTAAAATAATGCCAATAGATATTTTGGTCAAAGCCTCCTATCAACCAACTGACATATCAGTCAGCCCTGAATATTAGTTAATTATATTGGCATATTTAATAGTTATTTGTATGTAAACTTGTTCTGAAACCTGTGAATTCATTCTCTTTGGTCTTAGGACATGGACCCTCGTCTGATAGCATGGAAGGGCGGAGCTGTGTTGGCATGTCTGGACACCACCCAGGAGATGTGGATCCACCAGAGGGAGTGGCAACGCTTCGGCACACGAATGCTGCGAGAGAGAGCAGCTTTTGTCTGGTGATACCAGTCACATTCCACGCTGAGCTGCAGCGACATCTGAAGCCTGTTTGGACTTCTCAGACTGATGCATTCGTCTTCCGTTTCCAACAAAAACCAGCTGTGAGCTTCACTTTGTCTCAGCGCTACTCCCACACTTTGTTTTTGTAGAACTTAAATTTTGTTTGAAgaaaaattttctttgcaaacTGAGGTCATTGATtaaattgtttgtgtgtgtgtgtaagtaaaaCGTTTAAAGAAATAAGAACAATTTAATGTTTTCCATCGTTTTAAGAGGCTTAACAAAATGGCAGACTTGCCAGAACAATTTAACAGCATCTTTATTTAAAGTGAAGAATACAAAGAGATGAACTTCCTGTTTCTCAGGATGGACGATGAAGCGATGCGGGCAGCTGCTGGATCAGCCCCCCCGGCCCCTACAAGTAGGAATTCCCAGGAAGGCGTCAAAAAAACTGCTCAAAGCAGTAGCAGCTCAGAAGGAGGGGCTAATGCACTGTGGGCGGAGCCCCACGCCTACACATCCAGTGTAGGCATTTACCTACACGAAGAAGGGGGAAAATTAAGGTGCAAATCTCCAACAAGATGGAACACAGGCTGCCATGGTGATGATGGGTTTAGAAAGATCTTAGTTTGAGGCTgaacaataaaatgcaaaaaatacAGAGGTCTTAAGAGTTTAAACTGCTGACTCAAAAAACGTCTTCCTCACCTTCCTCATCCTCCTCCACCCATAGGGGGCGCATtgggaccactgccatggttgaTTCTCCCCATCCGCCGTCTGCCGCCGGGAGGACCTGGAGGACTGGAAGAGACAGAGATATGAATGGAAATTATGCAAATTACATAACACTAAAAACAAAAAGTATGCTTTAGTTTCTTGTGTTACTTAGAAAAAGTTGGAGTATATTTGtgaaaatgtgttttgtttttttttccctctgcgtgTGTTATGTAACTGTTCACGTGTGATGATGGGAGGAGCTTACCCTCTACCATCAGAGAAGTGTGATGAATCCGGGTTCCCATCCTTTGTCAGATCAGGCTGAACCAAGGtcttaaaactgaataaaaaaaatacatcaagaaTGTTTTATTAAACAAATTCAAATATGACTGAGTGTCCCATTAACTTGTTCACTGATCCCCAAGTAATAAATACCCGACAAAACATTTGGCCTGAATCCAGAAAGtagtctaaaaaaataaaaattcaacaaAACTCAGAAAGCAGATcaaatctggatattccactgccAGGGTTTAAGCAGTTTGCAGGTTTGATCCGCTGCAACATCATGTGTTAATGTGAGACGTTTGATTCAATGTAAAACAACACAACTACAAAACGTGAAATATTACTACAGGTGAAGGTGTTAGTATGATATTTGAGATACTGAagatgacaatttgttttttcttgCATTTACACACATAGAGGGTCTATTTCCTCCTTTTTTCACTCATATTACCatagcttttattattattattattaaatgaacATACTATTTTCTTGGTTTGTTCATACACGTCCATTAGAGGCTGTTTTGCTCAGTGGCAGCACATCACCTCCAGAAATCTGTGATCAACCTCATGGTGTCTTAAAGAAAATCATGGATGTGCCTTTAtctcatgggttaaagcaataaattttcatctgactaaaattttttcctggcaaaaatcaaagccagcaattccctaaaatgtggtgtactccttttccccccccccccctcaataaatacaataaacacatacagtatacaaatctagtctaaatagcctctaaggaaaGAGAAAGaccaagcataaaaagaatgcaaaatctgaacataaaggtacataaaagggtggtggggggcagggtgtagtcttgattctgggggtgctccccagaacatttttaaaagagcaagtcaaattttgtatattctggtgaattttaatgggtatgaagccctctgaaacaaagaaaactcatttcaaactgttaagtaaaaacacagtactgattatggggggtctgggggtgctcccccagaaattattttaaaagagcaagtcaaattttgtatattctggtgaattttaatgggtatgaagccctctgaaacaaagaaaactcatttcaaactgttaagtaaaaacatagtactgattatggggggtctgggggtgctcccccagaaattattttaaaagagcaagtcaaattttgtatattctggtgaattttaatgggtatgaagccctctgaaacaaagaaaactcatttcaaactgttaagtaaaaacatagtactgattatggggggtctgggggtgctcccccagaaattattttaaaagagcaagtcaaattttgtatattctggtgaattttaatgggtatgaagccctctgaaacaaagaaaactcatttcaaactgttaagtaaaaacatagtactgattatggggggtctgggggtgctcccccagaaattattttaaaagagcaagtcaaattttgtatattctggtgaattttaatgggtatgaagccctctgaaacaaagaaaactcatttcaaactgttaagtaaaaacatagtactgattatggggggtctgggggtgctcccccagaaattattttaaaagagcaagtcaaattttgtatattctggtgaattttaatgggtatgaagtcctctgaaacaactaaaactcacttcaaactatcaaGTATTTTGATTGGTTCTAttccggtgaatgcaccaaatgagtgctgtgtcgctgtacagtcaataaaatacaaaattagggcctaaagcaactgacaacgttgttctgctgtgcacaaagtaacactgtcaccagttttgaaaatgcaagcgcactgagaaactcaactgGCTTACTCACATTTAAtcagtaaaatgctctcactcgtaaaacaaactagggctgcagctaacagtcattttagtaatcgattaatcgctcaattatgtttttgattaatcttttttatatacttacatgtgagttttgccattatttctttaagtgagttattaaaaAGCCTTTATCAcccaacatcaacgtttgagcttgtaataaagttatgatgttatattctcgtcaaaaacatacctggagtagtgttttgttttatttttcacataagTCGCTGACACACctcaaagagatttctatcaggtttcacccgattatgagcatttttagatgccttcatcaactatctcaaccactgacaacatattatagcaagagtccacaaaagtattttaaaggcctaagtgtaatatgttatatttaataagatattttcatgaaaaaagacaaatgcgcagtttactgcattttatttttttcttgtgtaaaaacacaacttGGATGtcttttgaccgaaacaaattttcattaaacttaaataaaacggggatgaagtggaggtgtaagagtcactaggtgttcacaggaaacactttatgtatgtatgcatgtatgtatgttcattgttagttggttttatcttttctgttgtgttttgttttatcaggttcttatTGTCTGTTTCTCAAAAATTATAttatagcattattagttattattactattattattgttgttgctattattaatatataaataaaaaatatacaatttgtaatacatttgactcttatgacaacaaacgctgagccattaattattatacagaaaacaaatgcacacaaacgtgctgagatgcgaacagcttaatgataactttaatattgaaaacgccatagacatgctaacacattagcatcggtcccgtttttaagttataaaatacatcatctATCaactttcagaagaccataacaggtggatttaacataaaaaaaatgtaaatattacagACAGACGTGTTCTTTATGGTTTTAGCAGgacaaaattaagataaagcgaaataaaacaaagaaccaacaaagcagcgggtcagatcaatgcttcattggttcaaagcaaagccacatcctgctctacttggggaaggtctgccaatgttcccacgaagacacGGAGGAGAAGGACTGTGGCTcatagcaagcagtaaacagggcggagaggagtgaaaattcacagtcCCTTTCTCCGCGGTGCGGCGCCATCCACGCTGACAttactgctgctttgattagtgcagaatgggatgttgctttgacagtgagactatcatattttggccccaaaacacgcatgacgtCACGTGCGCATgtttggttaaattttccaaatgacggaaatctgtcgtgatgacggagaactttaacccatgctttATCTAGATTACTTATgtccggtgtcgccaaccgaacggtcccctctaaaaattggtccactctGCCTTCATTGCGCACTTCACTCaatacacccaaagtgatcaacgaGAATAATGGAATTATTAATCAccacatgacaaagtaaaacctctgacatcattctaaagtcatttttaagcagaaacgaagccattttaagcagaaataaggcgataattggtgaactgCTACTAACGcgctgaaatgacgtaggcatgTCAGTCTCAGACGTGGTGCTGGGGCGTTCTGATCGGTCCGTCATCTTTTATTATAAAttgtgctgaatttatgtggaaatgattgttgtacaaaagttttggatatctgtcactgagctacatgatgactggagtgcggttttaagcagaaacgaggtgatcggTGAAATCGCTGCTGACGTTCAGAAATAACGCTTCTGATgccccaaaatgacgcatgcgcagtgaaagcatGGTG includes:
- the selenok gene encoding selenoprotein K codes for the protein MVYVSNGHVLGNRFQSPWRLSFLVDLFWVAVDFIVLFFKTLVQPDLTKDGNPDSSHFSDGRGPPGPPGGRRRMGRINHGSGPNAPPMGGGGUGR